The following proteins are co-located in the Amyelois transitella isolate CPQ chromosome W, ilAmyTran1.1, whole genome shotgun sequence genome:
- the LOC132904124 gene encoding uncharacterized protein LOC132904124 translates to MTSIATVHELQKSIESNLLNRMADFEKQLHAASREPMTVARLAEDFKSFKTHVSGILQLLHEQMNELTKSFDEVEMRHRRKYLLFGGIPESDNNGKDDVVASVSSIISNNLGIDGITPSSFKACHRMGQRRDGRPRPILVRFVEYSLKSSIWRKKTALKGTSFVISEFLTRRRQALFMEARKRFGITKCWCQEGNIFVKPPNGRPRLISTANDIELAGEAFKIPNVQKSPLPMERADNRSDKAGTSNSDKQRPKRAVKVK, encoded by the coding sequence ATGACCTCAATTGCCACTGTACACGAGCTACAAAAGTCTATTGAGTCCAACTTATTGAACAGAATGGCTGATTTTGAGAAGCAACTCCATGCAGCATCAAGGGAGCCAATGACTGTTGCTCGGCTCGCTGAGGACTTTAAGTCTTTTAAAACACATGTCTCAGGCATCTTGCAATTGCTTCATGAACAGATGAACGAGCTCACTAAGTCCTTTGATGAAGTTGAAATGCGGCACCGTCGGAAATATCTATTGTTTGGCGGCATTCCAGAGTCCGATAATAATGGCAAGGATGATGTGGTGGCCTCTGTTTCTTCTATTATTTCCAATAATCTGGGGATTGACGGAATCACCCCATCTTCATTTAAAGCTTGCCACAGGATGGGCCAGAGAAGGGATGGCCGGCCTCGACCAATCTTGGTACGGTTTGTAGAATATTCCCTTAAGTCATCGATTTGGCGTAAGAAGACTGCACTCAAAGGAACATCTTTTGTGATTTCGGAATTTCTTACACGCAGACGGCAGGCACTCTTCATGGAAGCACGCAAAAGATTCGGGATCACCAAATGTTGGTGTCAGGAAGGCAATATATTTGTTAAACCTCCAAATGGTAGACCTCGATTAATAAGCACTGCTAATGATATTGAGCTGGCCGGTGAAGCATTCAAGATCCCAAATGTCCAAAAATCGCCACTACCTATGGAGCGTGCTGATAATAGGTCTGACAAGGCGGGCACTTCGAACAGTGATAAGCAGCGGCCTAAAAGGGCGGTGAAAGTAAAATAG
- the LOC106135111 gene encoding piggyBac transposable element-derived protein 4-like has protein sequence MARGLTDLEINQILELEDVENDVIFDESGDESDHVSIRVESDTEEVEIPTLEPQQGSSDSENDQPLSNLARRSIYKGKDNTIWNRAPPNPRVRTRSENIVTGTPGVKRQAKNALLELDCFHLFVNESILSVILEHTNHKIRSERQGKNTSNEYAYSETTLTELRAVIGLLYLAGLFKSGRQNLQDLWASDGTGIEIFPMTMSLRRFAFIVNCLRFDDSDTREERAAIDRLAPIRQIYEEFVKNCKDVYTPYENLTIDEELVAFRGRCKFRQYLPNKPAKYGIKIIALVDAYTYYSLNMEIYAGDQPDGPYKVSNKPHDVVDRIVQPISQTGRNVTMDNWFTSYPTYAHLLKNHKLTAVGTMKSNKTCIPPKFRERREINTSLFGFQDDFTIVSYIPKRNKNVFMLSSLHHDSEIDSETGKQQKPSIITFYNKTKSGVDNVDKLIRTYDVSRNSRRWPLTIFFWILNTAGINAKIVQMLNSSDNTPTRRAFIKKLGMSLIAPHQAERKTNSKIPVSLRKRIGSHLGESSASPAKIPNVGVKKRCYICPVKKDRKSKYICISCTSHICLEHANFVCENCRRNEEENSDSS, from the coding sequence ATGGCCAGAGGACTAAcagatttagaaataaatcaaattttggAATTGGAAGACGTAGAAAATGACGTAATTTTTGACGAAAGTGGAGACGAGTCCGATCATGTTAGTATAAGGGTTGAATCGGACACGGAAGAGGTAGAAATACCTACTCTTGAGCCTCAACAAGGAAGTAGTGACAGCGAAAATGATCAGCCTTTGTCAAATCTGGCTCGTAGATCTATTTATAAAGGCAAAGACAACACAATTTGGAACCGTGCTCCTCCGAATCCCCGCGTCCGCACAAGAAGTGAAAATATAGTCACAGGGACACCAGGAGTTAAACGTCAAGCAAAAAATGCTCTTCTTGAACTGGATTGTTTTCATCTCTTTGTCAACGAAAGTATACTATCTGTTATTCTAGAACACACCAATCACAAGATTCGGAGTGAGAGACAGGGTAAGAATACTTCCAATGAATATGCTTATTCAGAGACTACTTTGACAGAACTTAGAGCTGTCATTGGACTACTTTACTTAGCTGGACTATTCAAATCTGGGAGACAAAACCTACAGGATTTATGGGCATCTGACGGAACGGGGATCGAGATATTTCCAATGACAATGAGTCTGAGAAGATTCGCGTTTATTGTGAACTGTTTGAGATTTGACGATAGTGATACGCGCGAAGAAAGAGCAGCTATTGATAGATTGGCACCCATTAGACAGATCTATGaagaatttgtaaaaaattgcaAGGACGTTTACACACCATACGAAAATTTAACTATTGATGAAGAACTCGTGGCATTTCGTGGTCGATGCAAATTTCGGCAGTATCTACCTAATAAACCAGCGAAGTAtgggattaaaattatagccCTAGTAGACGCTTATACTTActattccttgaatatggaaatatatgCAGGGGACCAGCCCGATGGGCCGTACAAAGTGAGTAATAAGCCACATGATGTTGTCGATCGCATTGTCCAGCCCATTTCTCAAACAGGCCGAAATGTAACCATGGACAATTGGTTTACAAGCTATCCCACATACGCCCACCTATTAAAAAACCATAAACTGACCGCAGTTGGGACTATGAAGAGTAATAAAACCTGTATCCCACCAAAATTTCGTGAACGTCGTGAAATAAACACCTCGCTCTTCGGGTTTCAAGATGATTTCACTATTGTATCTTACATACCGAAACgcaacaaaaatgttttcatgCTGTCATCTCTCCATCATGATAGTGAGATAGATTCTGAAACAGGAAAACAGCAAAAACCCTCAATTATaacgttttataataaaaccaaGAGTGGAGTAGACAATGTGGACAAGCTAATAAGGACATATGACGTATCGCGAAATTCAAGGAGATGGCCgctaacaatttttttctggaTTCTCAATACAGCTGggataaatgcaaaaatagtACAAATGCTGAACAGCTCCGATAATACTCCAACCAGAAGagcattcataaaaaaattaggcATGTCATTGATTGCACCACATCAAGctgaaagaaaaacaaattctaAAATTCCAGTGAGTCTCCGCAAACGAATTGGCTCTCATCTTGGTGAATCATCAGCGTCACCTGccaagatacctaatgttggCGTGAAGAAACGATGCTATATATGCCCAGTGAAAAAAGATAGGAAGTCtaaatacatttgtatatCCTGTACTAGTCACATTTGTTTGGAGCATGCAAATTTCGTATGCGAAAATTGTCGCCGAAATGAAGAAGAAAATTCAGATAGTTCCTAA